In Phacochoerus africanus isolate WHEZ1 chromosome 16, ROS_Pafr_v1, whole genome shotgun sequence, one genomic interval encodes:
- the NPVF gene encoding LOW QUALITY PROTEIN: pro-FMRFamide-related neuropeptide VF (The sequence of the model RefSeq protein was modified relative to this genomic sequence to represent the inferred CDS: inserted 2 bases in 2 codons): MEIISSKRFVLWTLAASSLLTSNIFCTDELVLSRLHSKKNYDTYSEPRRDSKWEKQRSLNFEELKDWGPKNVIKMSTPVVNKMPPSAANLPLRFGRTTEEERSPGAMASLPLRFGRNTEDSMSRWVPNLPQRFGRTIARSITKALGALLQQSTRSPSAKGLLYSITRQPQEXQKPDQKNLRRPXFKKIDDAEVKQEK, translated from the exons atggaaattatttcatccAAACGATTCGTTTTATGGACCTTAGCCGCTTCAAGCTTGTTAACATCCAACATCTTTTGTACAGATGAATTAGTGCTGTCCCGTCttcacagcaaaaaaaattatgacacaTATTCCGAG CCTAGAAGAGATtctaaatgggaaaaacaaagaagTCTCAATTTTGAAGAATTAAAAGATTGGGGTCCAAAAAATGTCATTAAGATGAGTACACCTGTGGTCAACAAAATGCCGCCCTCGGCAGCCAACCTGCCACTGAGATTTGGGAGGACCACGGAAGAAGAGAGGAGCCCTGGGGCAATGGCCAGCCTGCCTCTGAGGTTTGGAAGAAACACAGAAGACAGCATGTCAAGATGGGTTCCTAATCTGCCCCAAAGGTTTGGGAGAACAATAGCTAGAAGCATCACCAAGGCACTGGGTGCTTTGCTCCAACAATCCACGCGTTCACCGTCTGCCAAAGGGTTACTTTACTCCATCACCCGCCAGCCCCAAG TCCAGAAACCTGATCAAAAGAACCTAAG GAGAC GATTCAAGAAAATAGATGATGCAGAagtgaaacaagaaaaataa